Proteins from a genomic interval of Acanthopagrus latus isolate v.2019 chromosome 7, fAcaLat1.1, whole genome shotgun sequence:
- the sike1 gene encoding suppressor of IKBKE 1 translates to MACTLEKVLGDARTLLERLKEHDTAAEGLIEQSGALSQRVHSMREVGNALPDKQIEDTSEIQELTKYKPHVLLTQENTQIKELQRENKELWLSLEEHQYALELIMGRYRKQMLQLMMAKKELDTKPVLSLHEDHAKEVQSQVERICEMGQVMRRAMQVDDQHYCSVRERLAQLEIENKELRDLLVISKSSVKTAREETSQPEAEVAATAAQEQSPQSGSTVISAASE, encoded by the exons ATGGCCTGCACTTTAGAAAAAGTGTTGGGCGATGCCCGGACCCTTCTCGAGAGGCTGAAAGAGCACGACACGGCCGCCGAGGGACTTATAGAGCAGTCAGGGGCCCTCAGCCAGAGAGTGCATAGCATGAGAGAGGTGGGAAATGCCCTTCCAGACAAG CAAATAGAAGACACTTCAGAGATTCAGGAGCTGACCAAATACAAGCCCCATGTCCTTCTGACTCAGGAAAACACTCAAATCAAAGAACTACAGCGGGagaataaag AGCTTTGGTTGTCTCTTGAAGAACACCAGTACGCGCTAGAGTTGATCATGGGTCGATACCGCAAGCAGATGCTTCAGCTGATGATGGCGAAGAAGGAGCTGGACACCAAACCTGTGCTCAGCCTCCACGAGGACCACGCAAAA GAAGTGCAGAGCCAGGTGGAGCGGATATGCGAGATGGGCCAGGTGATGAGAAGGGCGATGCAGGTGGACGATCAGCACTACTGCTCTGTTCGAGAGAGGCTCGCTCAACTAGAG attgaGAACAAGGAGCTGCGAGACCTCCTTGTCATCAGCAAGAGCTCTGTGAAAACAGCGAGAGAAGAAACCAGCCAGCCAGAAGCAGAAgtagcagcaacagcagcacaagaACAGTCCCCTCAGTCAGGGTCCACAGTGATCAGCGCAGCTTCAGAGTGA
- the micos10 gene encoding MICOS complex subunit MIC10 isoform X2, which yields MFSMSEKELGKKWDRCLADGAIKLGTGLGLGIVFSVLFFKRHTWPISFGSGAGLGMAYANCQNDLRSHYFQQRSEKV from the exons ATGTTCAGCATGTCTGAGAAGGAGCTGGGGAAAAAGTGGGACCGGTGCTTGGCAGACGGTGCCATTAAACTTG GTACTGGACTGGGGCTGGGAATCGTGTTTTCCGTTCTGTTCTTCAAAC GGCACACGTGGCCGATTTCATTCGGCTCGGGAGCGGGACTTGGCATGGCATACGCCAACTGTCAGAATGACCTGAGGTCACATTATTTTCAGCAGAGAAGTGAAAAGGTTT GA
- the micos10 gene encoding MICOS complex subunit MIC10 isoform X1 yields MFSMSEKELGKKWDRCLADGAIKLGTGLGLGIVFSVLFFKRHTWPISFGSGAGLGMAYANCQNDLRSHYFQQRSEKEQ; encoded by the exons ATGTTCAGCATGTCTGAGAAGGAGCTGGGGAAAAAGTGGGACCGGTGCTTGGCAGACGGTGCCATTAAACTTG GTACTGGACTGGGGCTGGGAATCGTGTTTTCCGTTCTGTTCTTCAAAC GGCACACGTGGCCGATTTCATTCGGCTCGGGAGCGGGACTTGGCATGGCATACGCCAACTGTCAGAATGACCTGAGGTCACATTATTTTCAGCAGAGAAGTGAAAAG GAGCAATAG
- the htr6 gene encoding 5-hydroxytryptamine receptor 6, producing MADSHPSGPVGSYNSSSATASAWNITGSGPWLLAFMLTVIILMTVCGNMLLIALVFAHRSLRCTSNCFLVSLFLSDLMVALVVMPPAMLNVLCGAWVLWPAFCPIWLCFDVMCCSASILNLCVISLDRYLFIISPLRYKQRMTPPRALLLVGAAWGLAALTSFLPIQMKWHSLGHWSGHSPGPGVSGSNVSSYSDTPYPASYFQLSPSGGLSFHCRLRVTLPFALVASVLTFFLPSSAICFTYCRILLAARRQAKRVAALSHPPHPHPSLGEPSRPPSPGVAAGQPQQDGDDCSHQEPLVSQNVPPSVNSERRLAHRQGRRALKASLTLGVLLGLFFSAWLPFFIANMAQAVCECVPLALFDAITWLGYCNSTINPIIYPLFMRDFKRALGRLLPCCSSRSTRRPSPALSLSLRNSGEPNLASSPPSPLASDPTHPPATATDAVNLLDAEHAGVELPLLLPNQVDSLD from the exons ATGGCTGACTCTCACCCGTCTGGCCCCGTAGGAAGCTacaacagcagctctgccacCGCCAGTGCTTGGAACATCACTGGCAGCGGCCCCTGGTTGTTGGCCTTCATGCTGACTGTCATCATCCTCATGACAGTCTGCGGCAACATGTTGCTCATCGCTTTGGTGTTCGCCCATCGCTCTCTGCGCTGCACCTCAAACTGCTTCCTGGTGTCTCTGTTCCTGTCCGACCTCATGGTGGCCCTGGTGGTCATGCCCCCGGCCATGCTCAACGTGCTGTGTGGGGCCTGGGTGCTGTGGCCCGCCTTTTGCCCCATTTGGCTCTGCTTCGATGTCATGTGCTGCAGCGCGTCCATCCTCAACCTGTGCGTGATCAGTTTGGATCGGTACCTCTTCATCATCTCGCCGCTGCGCTACAAGCAGAGGATGACGCCGCCGCGGGCGTTGCTCCTGGTCGGGGCCGCTTGGGGGCTGGCGGCGCTGACTTCCTTCCTGCCCATTCAGATGAAATGGCACAGCTTAGGCCACTGGAGTGGACACTCGCCAGGTCCCGGGGTCAGCGGCAGCAACGTCAGCTCGTACTCCGACACACCGTACCCGGCGTCCTACTTTCAGCTGTCGCCGTCAGGAGGCCTTTCCTTTCACTGCCGCCTGCGGGTCACCCTGCCCTTTGCCCTGGTGGCATCTGTACTCACATTCTTTTTGCCCTCCAGCGCAATTTGCTTCACCTACTGTCGGATCCTTCTCGCAGCACGGAGGCAGGCAAAGAGGGTCGCGGCGCTGAGCCACCCGCCACACCCACATCCCTCCCTCGGGGAACCCTCCAGGCCTCCCTCACCTGGGGTCGCAGCGGGGCAACCTCAGCAGGACGGGGACGACTGCAGTCACCAGGAGCCTCTTGTGTCACAAAATGTACCG CCGTCGGTGAACAGTGAGCGTCGCCTGGCTCACAGGCAGGGTCGGAGGGCGCTGAAGGCCAGTCTGACGCTAGGAGTCCTCCTGGGACTCTTCTTCAGCGCATGGTTACCCTTTTTTATCGCCAACATGGCTCAG GCAGTGTGTGAGTGCGTCCCCCTTGCCCTCTTTGACGCCATCACCTGGCTGGGCTACTGCAACAGCACAATAAACCCCATCATCTACCCGCTGTTCATGAGAGACTTCAAGCGAGCTCTGGGGAGGCTCCTGCCCTGCTGCTCCTCGCGGTCAACCAGAAGACCCTCACCtgcgctctccctctctctccgcaACTCAGGGGAGCCGAACCTCGCCAGCAGCCCCCCCTCTCCCCTGGCCTCtgaccccacccaccccccagCCACCGCCACCGATGCCGTCAACCTGCTGGACGCCGAGCACGCTGGCGTCGAGCTGCCTCTGCTTCTGCCCAATCAGGTCGACAGCCTGGACTGA
- the tmco4 gene encoding transmembrane and coiled-coil domain-containing protein 4 codes for MEEKQSITDTQFSPDPGGAGTTQQDAPRDQNPEEIISRQLAEQSRFAYAALCSVSLGQLFTGPENSVFREQYLQGLVRWLDLDESVMPVMGAFLSGLGFEGCDTFLSILQADPLLAAGATPIIQSLVSFSVKDGQYDARARVLIRHVSCLLRVCPQQLEEFEGTLVEKLGKGGEESEEESSRRQRRERGRKLQRYLLIGLATVGGGTVIGVTGGLAAPLVAAGASAVLGAGGAAALGSATGIAIMASLFGAAGAGLTGYKMNKCVGAIEEFEFLPLRSGKHLHLTIAVTGWLCSGKYSSFQAPWCSLGECGEQYCLVWESRFLRDLGSAMASLLDGLVSIVAQEALKYTVLSGIVAALTWPASLLAAASVIDNPWCVCLNRSAEVGKHLAQVLRSRQQGKRPVSLIGFSLGARVIYYCLQELANDKGSEGVVEDVVLLGAPVEGSEKAWERMTRVVAGKIVNGYCRGDWLLGFLYRSSSAQLSVAGLQPINIQDRRIINVDLSSVVNGHLDYMRQMDTILVAVGVPTKEVPGASFVIPQPVTITKGAVDIPDQTPDVQRVTETQNQAEEAETCTEEGGDVKNVEETEEMGDGWDIPDISDLLDSLNDPESESQTGVKDNLTLTSEENATCDDTASAFNAPCDGVEEADPDNEHISWSWDDTHWTMEHTHKQRQPNL; via the exons atggaggaaaaacagagcaTTACGGACACACAGTTTTCTCCAG ACCCAGGGGGAGCAGGAACAACACAACAAGATGCCCCACGTGACCAAAACCCAGAGGAAATTATCAGCAGGCAGTTGGCAGAGCAGAGCCGCTTTGCTTATGCTGCCCTGTGCAGCGTCTCACTGGGCCAGTTGTTTACTGGACCTGAAAACAG TGTGTTCAGGGAGCAGTATCTGCAGGGCCTGGTCCGCTGGCTGGACCTGGATGAGTCGGTGATGCCGGTCATGGGGGCTTTCCTGTCAGGCCTGGGCTTCGAGGGCTGCGACACCTTCCTGTCCATTCTACAAGCCGACCCGCTGCTGGCTGCGGGGGCTACGCCAATCATACAG AGTCTGGTGTCTTTTTCTGTCAAAGATG GCCAGTACGACGCCAGAGCGAGGGTCCTCATCCGTCATGTCAGCTGTCTGCTGCGAGTCTGtccacagcagctggaggagtttGAGGGAACACTGGTGGAGAAGCTGGgtaaaggaggagaggagagcga AGAGGAGTCCTCTCGGCgacaaaggagagaaagagggcgaAAGTTACAACGCTACCTCCTCATAGGACTCGCCACCGTGGGTGGAGGAACTGTGATTG GTGTGACAGGTGGGCTGGCTGCCCCTTTGGTGGCAGCAGGGGCCAGTGCTGTGCTGGGGGCTGGAGGGGCCGCTGCTCTGGGCTCAGCCACTGGCATTGCAATCATGGCCTCCCTAtttggagcagcaggagctggaCTGACTG GCTACaagatgaataaatgtgttgGGGCGATAGAGGAATTTGAATTCTTGCCTCTGCGCTCCGGTAAGCATCTTCACCTGACCATCGCGGTGACTGGTTGGCTCTGCAGTGGTAAATACA GTTCGTTCCAAGCGCCATGGTGCAGCCTAGGCGAGTGCGGGGAGCAGTACTGCCTGGTGTGGGAGTCACGTTTTCTCAGGGATCTGGGCTCAGCCATGGCCTCTCTGTTGGATGGGCTGGTCAGCATTGTGGCTCAAGAAGCACTCAAGTACACAGTACTCTCAG GTATTGTGGCGGCTCTGACTTGGCCTGCGTCTCTGCTGGCAGCAGCCAGCGTCATTGACAACCCctggtgtgtttgtctgaacCGTTCAGCTGAGGTGGGGAAACACCTAGCACAGGTGTTGAGAAGCAGACAGCAG GGGAAGCGGCCCGTCAGTCTCATCGGGTTCAGTCTTGGAGCCAGAGTTATCTACTACTGTCTACAGGAGCTTGCCAATGACAAAG GTAGTGAAGGAGTAGTGGAGGATGTAGTCCTCCTGGGGGCCCCTGTGGAAGGCTCTGAGAAGGCCTGGGAGAGAATGACCCGGGTGGTGGCTGGGAAAATAGTGAACGGCTACTGCAG AGGGGACTGGCTCCTGGGGTTCTTGTACAGAAGTTCATCTGCACAATTGTCTGTTGCTGGGCTACAGCCAATCAACATCCAGGATCGGCGTATAATCAATGTGGATCTTTCCTCCGTG GTGAACGGTCACTTGGACTACATGCGTCAGATGGACACCATCTTGGTGGCAGTAGGAGTCCCCACCAAAGAAGTCCCAGGAGCCTCCTTTGTGATTCCTCAGCCTGTAACAATAACAAAGGGGGCAGTGGACATCCCTGACCAAACCCCTGATGTGCAACGAGTGACTGAGACACAAAACCAAGCTGAGGAGGCTGAGACTTGTACCGAAGAAGGCGGAGACGTGAAGAACGtggaagagacagaagagatgGGTGACGGCTGGGATATCCCTGATATTTCGGACTTGCTTGACTCATTAAATGACCCAGAATCGGAAAGTCAAACTGGAGTCAAAGACAATTTAACACTAACTTCTGAGGAGAACGCCACTTGCGACGACACAGCCTCCGCTTTTAATGCCCCGTGTGACGGTGTGGAGGAGGCTGACCCTGATAATGAACACATATCGTGGAGCTGGGACGATACACACTGGACcatggagcacacacacaaacaaaggcagcCAAACTTGTAA